In Actinomycetota bacterium, the DNA window CCACGTGCAGCGTCGTGCCGTTGTCGGCGAGGTCCGCGCCGAGGGCCTGCGCGAGGCGGCCGGGACCGCTCGCGATCCCGTGCGCCGCGCGCCGACCGCCGCGCCGCTGCGCCATCGTCTCCACACCGGCCAGCGGCTCGAGCGCGCGCACGAGCACGGCGCCCGCGGTGCCTTCCGCGTCGCAGACGAGGTTGAGCATGTGGTGGTTGCCGTAGGTGAAGTAGACGTAGACGGTGCCCGGCGGCCCGTACATCACCGCGTTGCGCTTCGTGACACCGCGCGTGGCCGCATGAGAGCCCTCGTCGCCGCTTCCGAGGTACGCCTCGGCCTCGACGATGCGCCCGCCCGTGACGACGCCCTCAGCGCGGCTCAGGAGCACCTTGCCGAGAAGGTCGCGGGCGACGGCGTCGGGCGTGCGGTCGAAGAACTCGGTCGCGAGCGGCACGAGGGGGCCGAACGGCTCGAGCGTCCTGGGCCAGTCGGGTAGCGCCGCGCTCACTCGCCGCGCGCCTCGGGCGCGCGCAGCAACCGGTCCGCGCGGCGCCACAGCCACACGCCGAGCGCGACGGCCGTGAACATGAGCGCGTGCTTCACGCCGAGCGCCACCACGAGCCCGGGCACACGGCCGGGGTCGTACTCGACGCGCGTGAAGAACACGGTGCGCGGGATGCCGCCGATGACGATCCACGCCAGCGCAGCGGCCGCGAGCTTCGTGAGCATCGGGCGCGCGGAGCGAAGGCCGTCGAGGGCTGCACCGCCCGCCCGCTCGGCGCGCCGGATGAGCCCCCACATGATGAGCGCGGACGCGAAGAGGAACGCGGTGGCGACGTC includes these proteins:
- a CDS encoding DNA-3-methyladenine glycosylase codes for the protein MPLATEFFDRTPDAVARDLLGKVLLSRAEGVVTGGRIVEAEAYLGSGDEGSHAATRGVTKRNAVMYGPPGTVYVYFTYGNHHMLNLVCDAEGTAGAVLVRALEPLAGVETMAQRRGGRRAAHGIASGPGRLAQALGADLADNGTTLHVGRLAVFDAPAPPERVVSTGRIGLSRGHEAELRYLLEGDAFVSRASPGARTAKRRRTQGTGDPR